From Cryptococcus deuterogattii R265 chromosome 13, complete sequence:
CCGGAAGCGACAAACCACAACCTATACCTCTGCCCCAAGTAAAGGAGCAACCAGCAGCCGCCACTATCACGACAGAACAGCATACACAACCAGAATCATTTCTACCTATAACGGCGACACCCACAGACGACATACCGACACCCAAAGCCTCTGCATCTCTTTCGCCTGAGCAACCCAACCCTGCAATGGCTTCCCCCATGTCTGTTCCTCTGCCGATTACTACTCCTGAGGACATGCTTGCGTCTCAGCTGGCTGCCACCTCTCTTGattcctcaacctcatcccCACCATCACTTAGCCATTCGGTTGGCCACCCTTCACCCTCGCCTTCATCAgtcttgagcttgagcgAGCAAAGTTCCGAGGACCTGTCGGATGAGCATGTCAAGGTGGCAGGCGAGATGGTGGGTAAGATAGATGATCAAGATGTGACGGTGCACGTTCAGGAGGCGCCGAAGATTATGACTCCTAATGTGAGGATGCAGGAATTGGAAAAAGATCCTCTGAGCCTGTACAGTGAAGCAATCTACGCCTATACCGTAAGTTTGTCATTCGATAATGGTGCGGAAAAGCCAGTAGCTGATGTTTTTATTTCGGCAGCACAAGTTATATCTTCGGGCGCAACGTTCTGTAACAAGGGccgaaagaaagaaggaccTGATGTATCCTCAGTTCGGCTCAAAACCTACAGGTAGTGAGTGCTAAAAAATGCATACATGTTGATCATTACATTTCTGATGAACTCTTTGtaagtggagaagatggctaAAAAGAAGGCCATCGCGCGTCAGCTCAACGGATAAAGGGAAGTTAAAGCATCACTGCGAAGAACGTCATACACATCCTATAGAACCATTCATGTCTCCTGTGGTCTAGCGTGTATATTACCCAGCTTTGTATCATACCCTATATAGCATTCTAGTCTATTGTAGCCATACTTCGTGTACTTTGGCACATCGTCATGTATCATGTCGCACGATGCTTGGATGttcgttttttttttcttttcgctCGCAGTGTCGTGCATCCTATTGGTGTAATACTGTAGTTTTCTTTTCTGTACTTCACATTTCGTCATAGGGCATGTTTGCAGATCCCCCCTTTTGCTGGAACATAAAACAGAAAAACAGAACCATGTGGTTATTTGGGTTATTGTGACGAAACTTCGGTTGTTCGTCGTACTCTCTTCAGTTCGACTAAACTCGCACTCCTGCCTTAATGATGGATTCTGGATCCTATAGCTTCGTCCAGCCGTCATCGTtagacaaagaaaaaataTTCAAGCATGAGTCATTAGCGTTCATAGCTCCGCTCCTGTCCGATGGACCCCTTACGTATTTCTCGTTATCTCCCGTTTCTGTTACGTAGCGCACATCAGTTGTTTGTTGATTCTGATCAATCTTTTCTATCATTACAATCACCTTAAAGGAGATTTGTAATACATGTCGAAAGTAATACAAAATCGATTATGCTTGCAAGAAAGGTCTATGATACATATACCCAACCTCGACATGCATCGTCATGTATACCTCTCTGTCTTCGATCCTCAATCCTAATAATGATTAATTATTAGATTAAAGAAGCACATGATGCGTTAGCCCGTACTTCAGGCCCCAGGCACTATGATTATAGTCAGGGTTTCAACAATTGACTAATGTCTCAAAGTTACgttcccttctcttctttgttccCTTCTGCAAATCAAAGTGGTCGCGCAGGAACATCTTAAGAAATGGTCATCGGCAGAAAGCCCTGACGATTACTATAATATAATATGCGATGGTTGTAACTCATGCGGTTCATATCCCGACAACACCCTCGATCATCGGGACTTAACCAAAAAAAGGATTTGGAACACGGCAAGTTCTCTTTTTTGAGTTACAGTTACTGATGGAAGATCCAACGCCATGGCAGCCGCATGAATACTCTCCGCAGCATACAGTTTCGAACCAAAAGACACATATGTATACTCCTATGAAGTTAATCCCCAACAGCTaccattctcatctcaatACTTCCCTTGAGGCCAACTAAGATGGGATTTATGATCATGTTCGCGTGAATTTAGTAGGATTTTCACCTATGTAGTCTACCGAAGACCCGTAAGGATCGTTAACCAGAGGAAACGAAAAAGTTATTGCCCTGGCCACCGTCTCTGCCGTAGGACTGGTCGTCAGAGCCATAGCAGCCGTTGTCGTGCTGGCTGTAGTTGCTAGACTGTGCTAAATGTGCATATGCAATACGCAAATCTCAAACATCAGGATAATGCGACTATACAGAATGGACCCTCTCCTAGCATTACAGCTCAAAGCATGCTTCATATACCCGTGCTTTCGGGACTTTCACCGTCTTTCGTCCCTTCCGATATTCCGGCCCCCAACTGCGCTCTTAtttctgcttctttcttccattcttccttctcccattcATCCCAAGCCTCCTTGttatccatccatctctcttgAACATCCCTCACGTCCCCGCCGGCTCGTCCTATAAGCTTCGCCGACGACATGGCACTACCAAACAACGCTTGAGTATTGATGGCGTTGGTTCCTTCGAGGTCACCAGACGGAATAAATATGTAGCCCGTCATCTTATCGACGAGGCGGACGATATTAAGCATCGATTCTTTGTCCTGAAGTATTGGTGAGCCTGATGTCGTTGGTGCCACTGACATGAGAAGGGACCGGCTTACCTCAACGGCGAGGGTTTGAAATCCAACTAGTGAAAAGCCTTCTACAAGCTCTACCAATGCTTTATTTAATTTACGATATTTTGTTGTCCGAGGGTCTGAATCCAGATTGCTCAATAAGTATGACAAATCCTGCACTTCTGTGTAATAACTCAGGTCGAATGCTATTCAAACAATTCAGCGACCGTGATAAAGTCGGTCAGTGACTTACGGAGCTCTCCATAGGTTGATATCAAATCAATTTTGCTGAGCACATTCAAATGTGGCATTTCCATTTGCACCATCGCCCGAAGAGCTAGCAGAACTACAGAAATGAATTTTGAGGCATCGGTTATGTAGTGAGCGTCACTGAGATGCACAGCCGCTAGCTATATTATATATCAGCGTCATCTGCAGATGTTCCATCTTTACACGTATTTGAAGTTACTCACTCTATAGTCCATCTTGACCAGCTTCTCAATCACATTCTTCAAACTATCATGGTTCGTCCATAACTCTGCTTGACCCGGTGTATCAAACACCACATATCCATTCCCCCCCTCTTCGGCCAAGACCTCATCCAGCCTCTCCACTAGCCAGTCAAAATTGGCCTCCAAAAACTCTATACAATAGAGCATTGCCCCGTTCGGTCCTAGATTGTACTCCTCCATAACGCTTTCGAGAGTAATAAGTTCCGTGATGTTTATAGAGCATGGATATGGGGGGTCTGGGACTGCGGGATCGAGGTTGATAATATGCACTGGTCTACCGATGGCTGTAAGGAACTATGGGGCAAGAATAGTTAGAGAATCTTCGGGTCCTTTCAAATGGACAGACATGCCTGATGTAAACCATGGCAATAGGTCGATTTGCCCGCTCCAGGAGGACCCGTCACAAGTTGGCCGAAAGCCGTGCAATGTTCCACCGGTATTTCCAGATCTTGATCGCCCATCATTTGACAATTGGTTACTGTACAAGTTTTGAATCAAAGATGAAGCAATTTATGCAATTTCGACGTTTTCGTGAGGGCTAGTTTTGTAGTAAACCacaaaaaacaaacaaatCGACGCAGCGGCGAACGCCGTCCTCATTCACCTGGTCATACTTTTCATCAGGGTGCGAGAAGTCTCCCTTCCCATTTTTGGTGAAGGTAAAGATGATTTCATATCATTGGGCGCATTCAGTAAATAGTGAGGATCCCGTCAAAGACGCTTCATTCTTTAACAGGTCTCAACAACATTTTTGCCATGTGAGCATTAATTAAGAGGGGGTCAGGTTTGATTAAGACCATACAGATGCTTACGTTGTGCAAGATGATCTGGCAGGAATGTAAAAGCGCTAAGCTCGGATATTATGTCGTTCATTAAGGTCATCAACTAGAACATAAAGTAATTATAAATGGCTACAGCTTTTCTCAGCACGACTCTACTGAGAACCggctttcctctttttcgaCTTGGTGAACTGTTGTTTGGTTTTGGCTTTTGGTTTGGCATCTGCTTTACCCAAGTCCATGATGGAAGACAGTGGAGGAATAACCTCTGTAAATGGACATGAGTGACGGGCGAGAGCAGAGAAGAACGGAGAACGGAGGACTCACTTTTATCATATACGAGATAATTGACTATATCCTTTgcccccttcttcatagcTGACTCCACCATCTTGGCAGGTACTATTATCCTGTCTCCTAATTTTATCTTTTTGGCTGGACTTTCAGACTTGCTTTCAATCCTGGTTATGCCAGATCCATTTTGCTCCCTCTCAACAAGCagcttcaccatcttcaaatccttcaCTGAAATGGCAATCTCCACTGCCATATAATCTTTCAGACTTGGGTCCGCTCCCTTTTGAAGGAGATAACTTGCGAGCTCATAATTGGATTGGAGTACAGCACGGCATAGTGGGTAACCTTTGTGGGAGTTTGGCGAAGGGTGATAGGTGGGATCGGAAGACTGGCCAAATGTGTCGAAGATGTAGATAACGAGTGGGGGAATAGGTGTAGATGGCAAAGGGGCAGAACGGAATAGTCGACGTGGGAGCTCGCGACATGtcaaaggaggaacaaTAGATATTTGCCGGGGTCTGTTCTGGTCGTTGTGACTGTCTGCTCGCCGTGACCGAGATCGATCCCAAGCCTCGAACAACGCTTTAACAACATGGATGTCGCATACAGGATGTCGAAGTGCTCTCACCAAAACTTCATTTGGTCCGTGTGAGCAGTACAGGCGAAGTAAATATTGAGCAGTATAAAATGGTGAAGAGCGATGAAGGGAAGCATAGATTGTGCGTGATGTcaggggaaagaaagggttGAGAGCAAGCAGATGAATTTGCTGGATAAGCTAAGACGGACTCAGTGGTAAGCTCGCCGCCAATGGAAACTGCTGTGACAAGGGCCTACCTCGACAGGAAGGCTATCCATCCCGTCAGCTGACAATGGGCAGTCGAAATAATAGGGACCGCTAGAAGATGTTTCATTTGTTTTGAAACAAAGTATGGTGGCAATGCATTTGTTATTGCAAGGCAGCGAAATTTAGTCCGGGATAACCTCTTATAGCTCGAGCTTAATGTTGGAAAATTACGCAATCCAGTTTTCTGAGACATGCACATCGACTATAACTTTCTCACCTTTATATCCTAGCTTTCATCCATTTTTCACTGCATACTACCCTCAATTGAGGCTTTTTGTATTATTATTTCCGAGGCTCATCTTATCAATGTCCTTTGCCAATCAAAGATACCTACCTGAAAAGCTGCTGGAGACGTGTGATAAAAGTGCCGTGACGCGGTGGCCGAAGGATGTGTAAAGCTATTATTGCTGGCGCGCTCCCATACAGCATATCACTCGTAAAACTGACaacgaagaaaaaaaaatgcatTCGATGGCTAAAACTATGCTACTCAGTGACCCGAAAACAAAAGCGATACTATGTACAAATATGCTACAATGatcattcttcatcttcctcttcctcttctatAATCCCCGGCGCTGTCGACCTATCGGGCAAATTCCTCCTATTTCGCCCACTCAaactctccatccccatcaatCCCTGGGCTACTGTTTCACCTTTTactttcccctttccttcctgcggccttcccctttcctcctccagacTTGACTTTCGACCACGTTCACGCCGTCTTGGGCCTCCGCTCTGGGATGTGGATTGGGATACCATCCTGGAAGTCGGGAACGCTGCTGCACTGCGGGCGGGGTTTGCTTTTGAATCGACATTCATCCACACCGTCCCGTTCCCACTTGAATTTGAAAATCTTCTTGCGacgcctcttccttggccAAGCCCACAAGCaaactcatcttcatcttcggaCACCCACTCATCGTCGCCGTCTTTGCGCTTACCCTTCTTTTGGAAAACGTCCCGTAAAGGTTTTTTCGGGTTGCGATTCGTTCCGCCGAGGCCTAGCCCCATACTACCGACGGAATTCGAGGAATACGTGTTTTCAAGGCTGAGCGCTAAAGGCGAGCGTGTACGGTGGATCTGCTGAGCCAACGATCTCTGactcccattcctcttcttttgccttCTCCCTGATCTCGAAGAAACAtcatcccttccactttCATACTCACTCTCCCTACTATCTCTGTCTCTATCCCTATCCATAGAGGAAGCACGGCTGGAAGGATTGGACCGGATAGACGACGCGACAGAGGATGAACGCATGATTTGTGATTCGGGAATGACCTTGATATGCCTTACACGAGAAGAATCGTTCCCCCCCGGTGGGCGACGGCGATAACCCAACAATGGCGATGCGGGCGGTACCGATGACTTGAACTTGGTGGATGCGGATGACGTTTCAGCATTAAGAGATGGTGATCGAACAGAAAACGATGAATGTCGACTCCCACCGCCTACTCCTCCTCGAATTGAATGTGATGACCCTGGGCGCGAGAGtggtgctgctgccgctgaaGAGAAATCAAGATATTCTCTATCAGATGTCGGTGTCTGGCTTCCATGACTCCGCTGACTCGCCCGCCGACTGAGATCACTAATCATTGTCTGGTGATCCTGGAAATGCAGACTGCCCACTGAACTCCTCCTCGAATTCGTGTGGATGCTGCTCGATCGGCGAGAGTATACCGGGCGGTTACCCTCGAGAGAAGTGCGTCGTGATCCTGTGGAAGCTGCGTACCCGACGTTGGAACGTTTGTGATGGGATGTACGGCTGTTTGCCCCGCGACTGAGGACGACAACCCCAGCGGGGAGTTTGACTTCGGAGGGTACCAGAGgtgaagctgaagaagacgttGGGGTAACACTCTGTCGTTTATTCCCGCGCCTTCGATCTTCGTAGAACAAATGTCGAAACGTCGTCCAAAGactatccttcttccctcctttgcccttcccatttccatttccatttccacctccacctccacctccactcgTTCCATTCGTGTTCTCCCCGGCAAGAGGATCCTTGGTATCTCGCAACCCTCCTCGCGGCGTTTCTTGCGGTGTCAACCCTTTCCGTTGGGGTGACGATCCCGGTGTAACAGTCTTTGATCCCGATGCTGACACTGCTGGGGAATGTCCGCCTGCTAATATGGATCCCCCACCGCCGCCAGCTCCAAGCGATGTGGATGTAGCTAACAGACCTTCACCCTCACTCTCACTCTTTGGAAGAGTCGTCGTCGCTAGCCCCTTCATCCCAGCGCCCGATATGGGTTTTTTCAACTTGCTTGGTGAATTCGATTTACCGGTActcgctcctcctcctcctcctccgatACCggcctttttctcttccctgcTGTTTGAACTATCAAGATCGCCCTTCTCGTTCATCCCATTCTTATCTTTGTCTTTATCTTTATCTTTATCGTCTCCCTTTTTCCCAACTCCGCCGAGAACAGATGTAGCGCGCTGAAGCATATTCATCGATGGGGATTTCGCTTTTAGCCGAGGCgcgttggcgttggcgttggcgttggcgcCAGCGGAGGCATTTGTATTCGACAATGATGTAGCGACGGGATGGGTGGGGTTGAGATTTGTATTTGTATGTCGATCCCGATCACgagaatggagaggagatgaatTAGGCGATCGATCTCGTTTATCCTTTTTTGGCGTTTTTGGTCCGGCACCGGCACCGGCCCCGGTACTAGCGCCAGGCGCAGTATTGACAGGTGATGATTGATTAAACGTTGCCAACTCGATGCCTGACGCCGAGTTGTTGTCATCCAGCGTCGACGGGGTAGTTCCCACCGCCTCTGGCGACTCTACCGAtttccaactcttttccttttcgccCCGCCCATCGCCTGCCGCCGGACCATCCTGCACCCCCGCACGACCCGGCTGCTCTACAGGCAACGGCATCGGCAACGGCAACACTGGCGGACCGAGATCGACGACGCTTGTAAAACTCGACGTTGCAGGTATCGCTCCCGAcgcttgctcttcttcttcttcttcttcttcttcttcttcttcttcttcttcttcttcttctaaaCCTCAATTCTTCTGACGATTTTTCAACGGTACCTTGTTTCCCGGGTCTGATACCCCCCATCACGCCGGTCGTTCCTCCGGTTGGATTTGACGAcgctttttccttttcccgCCGcatcacttccttctcccgccGCATCACCTCATCCACCTCGCCGCGCTCTTGCTGCTTTTGCCTCAACAACCACCACAAACCCGCAGAAGCGTCGCACGCATCGGTCTCGACGCTGTGTTTGAGTTGACCGACGTCGAGCCCGATTTGGTCgaggaggcggagaagGCGGGTTTCGGAAGGGGTGGTGAATGATCGGGGCGGCGGCGCGGCGCGCGCCGGGGTGGGGTGGGGTGGGGTAGAGTGGGAGGTAGAGTTGGGGGCGGTGGCGGTCGAGTTGGAATTCGAAAGCGACGGATCGAGTTTGGCGAGATAATCTTCAGGCGGAAACGTAATGTACGAATGACGTGCCGAATGGTGGGATAATCGGCGTTCGAGCGAAAGCGTGGACGAGACGGACCGGCGTTTTGTACGGGAGGGTGTTCGGGAATGGAGGGCGACggggaggtggagatgtTCGTCGATACACGGGAGGCGATCTTCGCAGCCgtcgttgttgttgttgtcgcCGCCGTGGTTGTTGGGGTAGTAGGGGTCGGGGTCGAAATCGACTTGGCCTTCAGGCAAGGTTCGAAGTGTTTTGCCTCGCATGGGTGGACTTGAAACGGATCGTGGGGATATGGCGCCGGTGCCGGCAGATCgtgaggtggaggaggaggcgacGGCGGAGGGGGAAGTGCACAAGTGGAGCTGTTCAAGCTCCTTTTCGGTCGTGCTGAATTCCGCACTGTTGAGTCTTGCCATTTTActttggctttggctttggccATTGGTGGTTTCGGATGATCCGGAATCCTGTCTCGGAGTGGTGGGGATATGCGTCGAAAGCGGTGACGGTCCCGCAACATGCGGCGTCAGCCTCGaatgttgttgctgctgctgctgctgctgctgttgctgttgctgctgcctcAAAGCCGATTCAGTAAAGAAATCATCGCCTGCGGCGCCTGCGGCGGTAGGACTTGTCGCGTTTGGCGATGTTGGGATAGAGGGTACATCGCCGTTGGGATATACTTTATCGACAATCGTCAATTTGAACCACGGATGCGTGAGGATTTCACGGATGGAAAGTCGTTTCGACGGGTCATGCTGCAGCATCCCACGAATCAAATCGCGTGCCTCTGGAACCTAAGATAAGTTTCAAGTGATATATGTGCATGTGGAGTAACGTACCCTCGCTTAACCAATCGGGTTCTTCGTATTCGCCTTTTTGGATCAATTCTTTCATGACCCGctcatcgtcgtcgtcaaAGGGAAGACCTCCGCATAAAAGGGTATAGAGAATGATACCGAGCGACCAGATGTCGGTTTCTACGCCGAGGTATTTCTGGCATGCAAGCATTTCAGGACTTGCGTAGCCTTTTATCTCTAAAGTCAGCCATGATGATTAATTCATTATCTGGCACAACAAAACTGACCCGTTGTGCCGCAATACGTGTCCATTCTAAGATTCGTCAGTAAATTGAACTCGAGAAAGAAACAGACACATACAATCTTCCCCGTTGCCATTCCCTGGCAAACCCCAAATCACCGAGCTTGATTCTCAACTCGCCATCCAACAAGACATTCTCCAATTTCAAATCCCTATGGACTACACCATGCATATGCATCCAGCCTACTGCCAAGGTCAGTTCACCAAACAATCTCCGCGCTTCGCCCTCTAAGATGCGCCCTCTTTCCACGAGATAATCAAACAATTCGCCACCGCTGCACAGCTCGGTGACGAGCCATATGTGCGTCTCTGTCGCGATGATCTCgtggagatggacgatATGCGGGTGGTGGAgtcggcggtggtggtggagctCGCGCGTGAGGTGTGGTGTAAAGGACTTGGGGACTTTTTTGATGGCTGTGCGTGTGCCGGTGAGTCTGTGGGTGGCGAGATGGACTGAGCCATAAGTGCCTGCGCAAGCAGTCAGTCAAGAGCGTAGAGagttgagagagagagagagagagatatATACCTTGGCCGATGACTCTGCCGAGAGTGTAGTTGCCGACGACGTTGATGTTTTCGGTGCCGAGTTCGTTTGCGAGTTCATGGTATGCGGACGAGAGCTGCGAGGTGTGAGCGCGGGGGTTAGAGGGGAGGACAGAGATGACACACCTGGGCCTGTTTTATGTTTGTGGCGTTGTGGTGGTGTGCCCTGGCGGGGGACCATTCTGTGCcgggggggaggggagtTGCGTGCTGCTTAGTATACACACCGGAGATGCTCTGATGGACCAAGTCACGTCGGGATGGTCACGTGACTGCGGGACAAATCGTCAAATGGGCGAAATAAACACGTTCCCTGTCACCACTCTACATACATACAACATCACAAAAATGGCCCCCCTCATCGTCTGCATCGGCAACCCCTGGTACGTCTCCCTCCCCCACGCAGCAGCTCACCCCCGCAGCTCGACATCACCGTCGGCCCCGCGGAGGACCCGCCTACCTCCAAAAGTACGCCCTCAACCCCAACGACGCCATCCTCGCAGAGGACAAGCACATGCCCATGTACGTCTCCCCACTCCTGCCTCTCCTAACCCGCGCAGCTACGATGACATTGTCACCAACGCCAACGTCTCCTACGTCGCCGGTGGTGCTGCCCAGAACGCCGCCCGTGCCGCCTCTGTACGTCCACTGAAACGCGAGCCACTGCTGACTCTCCACAGTACGTCCTCCCCGCCAACACGGTCGCCTACATCGGCTCTGTCGGCGACGACGACCTCAAAAACACCCTCCAAAAGGCCAACGAGGCCGAGGGCGTCCTCTCCGCCTACCAGATCCAGCCTCCCCCCTCCAAGACCGGCGCCTGTGCCGTCATTCTCTCCAACCACGACCGTTCCCTCTGCACCACCCTCCGTGCCGCCGAGGAATTCACCCCTTCCCATCTCGCCCACCCCGACGTCGCCAACATCATCGATGGCGCCAACTACTTTTACATTGAGGGCTACTTTCTCACCCACGGTATCGAGAGTGCCCTCGAGATTGCCAAGAATGCCTCCTCCAAGGGCAAGGTCGTCGTCCTCAACTTGTCTGCCCCCTTTATCCCCCAGTTCTTCAAGGTCCAGCTCGAAGAGCTCTTGCCCCATGTCGATATCTTGATTGGTAACGAGAGCGAAGCCGCCGCCTACGCCAACGCTACCGGCATGGCCGTAAGTCTTTTTTCCGACAAgctttttttattttttcgCACGCTGACGCACAGCAGGACGCCCCCTTGTCCGAGGTCGCCACCGCCCTCGCCGCGCTTCCCAAGTCCAACACCTCCCGCCCCCgtctcatcgtcatcacccAAGGCGCCGACTCCACCCTCGtcgcctcctccaccccctccacctcggCAGGCAACGTCAAACCCTCCGACGCCAACCCCAAGACGTATCCCGTCCCCAAGCTCTCCGACGACCAGATCGTCGACACCAACGGTGCCGGCGACATGTTTGCCGGTGGTTTCTTGGGTACCTTGGCCCAAGGCAAGGATTTGGACAGGGCGATCGAGGTGGGACACAAGCTTGGTCAGATGTGTGTCGGCCAGAACGGGCCCAAGCTTGTTTACCCCCGTGTAAACGTCTAAATCGTGTGTGCGTTGGTTCGAAGAAGGgggggaaaaaaaaaaagaaaagagagggaCGGCTTCAACGCCGTTTTGTATCATGTTatccattttttttttgcatTATTTCGTTATAGTCATTTTTTGGATGTCTTTTAAGAGATGTAAGCGACATTTTCAACAGTGCCATGTTTGGTCAGATTGTTCCAAACGCTTGTTGCACAGTTTCCAGAATTTCCAGCAACGCAAGCATAAAATCCCGAGATaagatatatatatatatatatatatatataaaaaATTACTTTGACTGACGTGGAGGAGGGGCCGTCTTTTTGCCGCCTCCACGTCGGatcctccacttttcaGCACCACCCCGCTTTTGTAAGCTCTTAACCGAGGAATAAATATCATTTCCAATT
This genomic window contains:
- a CDS encoding cytoplasmic protein; translated protein: MMGDQDLEIPVEHCTAFGQLVTGPPGAGKSTYCHGLHQFLTAIGRPVHIINLDPAVPDPPYPCSINITELITLESVMEEYNLGPNGAMLYCIEFLEANFDWLVERLDEVLAEEGGNGYVVFDTPGQAELWTNHDSLKNVIEKLVKMDYRLAAVHLSDAHYITDASKFISVVLLALRAMVQMEMPHLNVLSKIDLISTYGELPFDLSYYTEVQDLSYLLSNLDSDPRTTKYRKLNKALVELVEGFSLVGFQTLAVEDKESMLNIVRLVDKMTGYIFIPSGDLEGTNAINTQALFGSAMSSAKLIGRAGGDVRDVQERWMDNKEAWDEWEKEEWKKEAEIRAQLGAGISEGTKDGESPESTGI
- a CDS encoding CAMK/CAMKL protein kinase (genome sequence mistake); this translates as MHMHGVVHRDLKLENVLLDGELRIKLGDLGFAREWQRGRLMDTYCGTTGYASPEMLACQKYLGVETDIWSLGIILYTLLCGGLPFDDDDERVMKELIQKGEYEEPDWLSEEARDLIRGMLQHDPSKRLSIREILTHPWFKLTIVDKVYPNGDVPSIPTSPNATSPTAAGAAGDDFFTESALRQQQQQQQQQQQQQQHSRLTPHVAGPSPLSTHIPTTPRQDSGSSETTNGQSQSQSKMARLNSAEFSTTEKELEQLHLCTSPSAVASSSTSRSAGTGAISPRSVSSPPMRGKTLRTLPEGQVDFDPDPYYPNNHGGDNNNNDGCEDRLPCIDEHLHLPVALHSRTPSRTKRRSVSSTLSLERRLSHHSARHSYITFPPEDYLAKLDPSLSNSNSTATAPNSTSHSTPPHPTPARAAPPPRSFTTPSETRLLRLLDQIGLDVGQLKHSVETDACDASAGLWWLLRQKQQERGEVDEVMRREKEVMRREKEKASSNPTGGTTGVMGGIRPGKQGTVEKSSEELRFRRRRRRRRRRRRRRRRRRASVGSDTCNVEFYKRRRSRSASVAVADAVACRAAGSCGGAGWSGGRRWAGRKGKELEIGRVARGGGNYPVDAG
- a CDS encoding uncharacterized protein (genome sequence mistake) → MADAPLSEVATALAALPKSNTSRPRLIVITQGADSTLVASSTPSTSAGNVKPSDANPKTYPVPKLSDDQIVDTNGAGDMFAGGFLGTLAQGKDLDRAIEVGHKLGQMCVGQNGPKLVYPRVNV